The Kocuria sp. TGY1127_2 genome includes a window with the following:
- a CDS encoding TetR family transcriptional regulator, which yields MAIQHKNEQSPRIGRRSGPSNTRLAVLAAAKARFANDGYASTTIRNVAADAGVDASLVMQFFGSKDGLFAAVMDVPASALDRFDTAFDGPDEQLGERVVRAYLRAWEGPAEESEPLMAMLRGAIVNEHAKAQLREFIQSRLERGAKMGDSQDRAMRAGMASAMLVGIITSRRIIGVPTLAAADHESIVAMVGPAIQSILVEGSDDASTDNQRT from the coding sequence ATGGCAATCCAACACAAGAATGAGCAGTCGCCGCGCATCGGGCGACGTTCCGGCCCCAGCAATACGCGCCTGGCTGTACTGGCCGCTGCGAAGGCGCGCTTCGCGAATGACGGGTACGCCTCGACCACCATTCGAAACGTTGCCGCCGATGCTGGGGTCGACGCCTCGCTGGTGATGCAGTTCTTCGGTTCGAAAGATGGTCTTTTCGCCGCCGTCATGGACGTCCCCGCATCCGCACTCGACCGATTCGATACGGCATTCGACGGACCGGACGAGCAGCTTGGGGAACGGGTCGTCCGCGCATACCTCAGGGCCTGGGAAGGACCGGCCGAGGAATCCGAACCACTAATGGCCATGCTCCGAGGGGCAATCGTGAACGAACACGCGAAGGCTCAATTGCGGGAATTCATCCAGTCCCGACTCGAACGCGGAGCAAAGATGGGAGACAGCCAGGACCGGGCGATGCGAGCAGGCATGGCCTCGGCTATGCTGGTCGGCATTATCACCAGCCGTCGGATCATTGGCGTTCCGACGTTGGCCGCTGCTGATCACGAATCGATCGTCGCAATGGTTGGCCCTGCGATCCAGTCCATTCTCGTGGAAGGCTCAGACGATGCCTCCACGGACAATCAGCGGACATGA
- a CDS encoding DUF6882 domain-containing protein — protein sequence MTKTLQDLIDESIFISTEYQARLAELSGNSDWSVDFSAPSFTLESDPSVSLSPYLLGTESEQRGSWIWSWQELGHFPDVVVTSAVQAREAGEHLGVQELTTDELVLSEGLARRLTLAAKAVTGVFAHYPAVAGGGVRAWLLVDGPELELPEPTVNRMGRVMAEALQTNTAVHHQRAVDSYARLRGAHISWDTEACAVVTATDGALRLWFDENKISGIEPAEPAVGQRELDRAAQEADQHRQALRDEARRALKIAQRESEQQRQAREEAEAQRVAATEAAVAPGAEQQPAVSLEDTEGVERTHPEGQDLPFDQEPRENAEPGLVSTHVVTEEEAPEPAVSPQVSQDEAVTDTHPIVEKPAESEPSEAQDEQDQPSALERLRAEQAQNEAARVTPNSPHEAEGSEPAETGSTASSELPSAGEERVSARSDVETDESQDQEDQGTKKKGFFSRFFGL from the coding sequence ATGACGAAAACTCTGCAGGACTTGATTGACGAATCGATCTTCATCTCCACCGAATATCAGGCTCGGCTCGCCGAGCTCAGCGGCAATTCCGACTGGTCGGTGGATTTCTCTGCCCCGTCATTCACTCTTGAGTCCGACCCCTCGGTATCCCTGAGTCCCTATCTGCTCGGCACCGAGTCCGAGCAGCGCGGCTCGTGGATCTGGTCCTGGCAAGAGCTGGGGCACTTCCCCGACGTCGTCGTAACCTCGGCCGTCCAGGCCCGTGAGGCCGGTGAGCATTTGGGGGTTCAGGAACTGACCACCGACGAATTGGTTCTTTCGGAAGGGCTTGCTCGCCGGCTGACTTTGGCTGCCAAGGCCGTCACCGGTGTATTCGCCCACTACCCGGCCGTTGCCGGCGGCGGCGTGCGCGCTTGGCTGCTGGTCGATGGACCAGAGCTCGAATTGCCTGAACCCACGGTCAACCGTATGGGCCGGGTCATGGCCGAAGCGCTTCAGACCAATACGGCCGTCCACCACCAGCGCGCGGTCGACTCCTACGCACGCCTTCGCGGCGCTCACATCTCGTGGGATACGGAAGCGTGCGCCGTCGTCACGGCCACCGATGGGGCCTTGCGCTTGTGGTTCGACGAGAACAAAATCTCCGGAATCGAGCCGGCCGAACCCGCCGTCGGCCAACGTGAACTGGACCGCGCGGCACAGGAAGCCGACCAGCATCGCCAAGCTCTCCGAGACGAAGCGCGTCGCGCGCTCAAGATTGCACAGCGCGAATCCGAGCAACAGCGTCAGGCTCGTGAAGAGGCGGAGGCGCAACGCGTTGCGGCCACGGAAGCCGCGGTTGCCCCTGGGGCCGAACAGCAGCCCGCAGTATCTCTCGAGGACACGGAAGGCGTCGAACGCACGCATCCCGAAGGCCAGGACCTGCCCTTCGATCAGGAACCCCGCGAGAATGCCGAGCCGGGCCTCGTCTCGACGCACGTGGTCACGGAGGAAGAGGCTCCCGAGCCTGCCGTTTCCCCGCAAGTCAGCCAAGATGAAGCGGTCACCGATACACACCCGATTGTCGAGAAGCCCGCCGAGTCCGAGCCTTCTGAGGCACAGGATGAGCAGGATCAGCCATCGGCGCTGGAACGTCTGCGTGCCGAACAGGCGCAGAACGAAGCCGCCCGCGTAACCCCCAACTCGCCTCACGAGGCAGAAGGATCGGAACCGGCAGAGACCGGTTCGACCGCTTCCTCGGAGCTACCCTCCGCAGGCGAGGAACGCGTATCGGCCCGCAGCGACGTCGAAACCGACGAGTCCCAGGACCAGGAAGATCAGGGGACCAAGAAGAAGGGCTTCTTCAGTCGCTTCTTCGGTCTGTAG
- a CDS encoding SseB family protein — MPSTAHDHAAEELPEAERQRRTGEAVNRLGHWLLSSTTTEPGWDQLIADLKPSRREPGSYLARITELRGEREVTGSTGLVDEDSTVVPILRELREATYTRAQGAWLSASLIIQAEGWPDPEYQVGTDLNFDDEPDTWGQESPLAAEDLVSDWETFPRDRINLPEWMVERTRGYLPEDQAAPATETPGHEQRPSVASQFHEDEFSVSERPSEAVNPQVERALSHFARKPTEQTIANVLRCLMGGEVLLDISGSDLVPGPNGEQVGPGSQVRVQAVLGNDGRRSLAVYLREETARRVISGSGRNAKDLVLRREPGVSVLQNFVADETLSDIIVEPNAPDSCRIEGPQVEWAMNTPRNDAAKNALLGKKMQQLTGSFMGPASVLLLGMRQNDQGLRPVFAQTEGDEDPHTFLLFTSAPEVAALDPRLQVRSVPALDAMRLAVESGATEVMINAFGPSARLPMAQVKELLEIAALQEKLRTKSS; from the coding sequence ATGCCAAGTACAGCCCACGACCACGCGGCGGAGGAACTGCCTGAGGCGGAACGGCAACGACGCACCGGGGAAGCGGTCAACCGCTTGGGGCACTGGTTGCTGTCTTCGACCACGACCGAACCCGGTTGGGATCAACTCATCGCCGATCTGAAGCCTTCGCGTCGGGAGCCAGGCTCCTACCTCGCTCGCATTACTGAACTTCGCGGAGAGCGAGAAGTGACCGGGTCTACCGGTCTGGTCGACGAGGACTCGACAGTGGTCCCGATCTTGCGTGAACTCCGCGAAGCAACCTATACGCGGGCACAAGGTGCCTGGTTGTCGGCGAGCCTCATTATCCAGGCGGAGGGGTGGCCGGATCCCGAATACCAGGTAGGAACGGACCTCAACTTCGACGACGAGCCGGATACCTGGGGCCAGGAGTCGCCGCTGGCTGCCGAGGACCTCGTGAGTGATTGGGAAACTTTTCCCCGTGATCGAATTAACCTGCCGGAGTGGATGGTTGAGCGAACACGAGGTTATCTGCCCGAGGACCAGGCCGCCCCGGCCACCGAGACTCCTGGTCACGAACAGAGACCATCTGTGGCTTCGCAGTTCCACGAGGACGAATTCTCGGTGTCTGAACGGCCGAGTGAGGCCGTGAACCCTCAGGTGGAGCGTGCTTTGTCCCATTTCGCACGGAAACCGACGGAACAGACGATCGCTAACGTTCTGCGGTGCCTCATGGGAGGCGAGGTTCTTCTGGACATCTCCGGGTCAGATCTGGTCCCGGGGCCCAACGGCGAGCAAGTCGGACCTGGCTCCCAGGTCCGTGTCCAAGCGGTCCTCGGCAATGACGGCAGACGTTCACTGGCCGTGTATCTTCGTGAGGAAACCGCCCGCCGAGTCATCTCCGGATCGGGTCGGAACGCCAAAGACCTTGTTCTCAGGAGGGAACCGGGCGTGTCCGTTCTGCAGAATTTCGTCGCGGACGAGACCCTCTCGGACATCATCGTCGAACCCAATGCCCCGGACTCTTGCCGCATCGAAGGCCCCCAGGTCGAATGGGCCATGAATACACCACGTAACGATGCTGCAAAGAATGCTCTGTTGGGTAAGAAAATGCAGCAACTCACCGGCTCCTTCATGGGACCTGCATCCGTCTTGCTCCTGGGGATGAGGCAGAACGATCAGGGCTTGCGTCCCGTCTTCGCCCAGACCGAGGGAGACGAAGACCCCCATACGTTCCTGTTGTTTACTTCCGCCCCCGAAGTCGCTGCCCTCGATCCTCGTCTGCAGGTGCGCTCGGTCCCGGCCCTCGATGCCATGCGACTGGCGGTGGAATCCGGAGCGACTGAGGTCATGATCAATGCCTTCGGCCCCAGCGCACGCTTGCCGATGGCGCAGGTTAAGGAACTGCTAGAGATCGCGGCGCTTCAGGAGAAGTTGCGGACCAAAAGCTCCTAG
- a CDS encoding catalase, translating into MTEFVSNQSTTDPTKPSTTESGAPRESDANSLSLGPNGPLMLHDVALVEKLARFDRERVPERSPHAKGSGAFGELEITEDISRYTKAKFLQKGAKTPMLARFSTVAGELGSPDTWRDVRGFALKFYTEDGNFDMVGNNTPVFFVRDPMKFPDFIHSQKRTPDSGLRSANMQWDFWSLSPESAHQVAYLMGDRGLPRSWRNMNGYSSHTYMLVNESGEKFWVKYHFLTEQGVENMTNEEAEELAGSDGDYHRRDLFDAIARGEYPSWRVEIQIMPYEDAKTYRFNPFDLTKIWSQKDYPRIPVGRFTLTRNPRNHFAEIEQAAFSPSNTVPGTGVSPDKMLLGRVFSYPDAQRNRIGTNFNQLPVNAPLVSTNSYDKEGQMEYHHSGDAPVYAPNSYGRAYQDEQGPVENGWESDGELVRAAYTLHSEDDDFGQAHTLVREVYDEGARERLIETVAGMLGDCEEPVLSNAIQYWKNIDQEVGERIESAVKQNEGDDVPGA; encoded by the coding sequence ATGACTGAGTTCGTTTCGAACCAGAGCACCACGGATCCGACGAAGCCCTCGACCACCGAGTCGGGCGCACCTCGCGAGTCCGATGCCAATTCATTGTCATTGGGCCCCAACGGCCCTCTGATGCTGCACGATGTCGCCCTCGTCGAGAAGCTCGCACGCTTTGACCGCGAGCGCGTGCCGGAACGCAGCCCCCACGCCAAGGGTTCGGGTGCTTTCGGCGAACTCGAGATCACCGAGGACATCAGCCGCTACACCAAAGCGAAGTTCCTGCAGAAGGGTGCCAAGACGCCGATGCTGGCTCGCTTCTCCACCGTGGCCGGCGAGCTCGGCTCGCCGGATACGTGGCGAGACGTCCGCGGCTTTGCGCTGAAGTTCTACACCGAAGATGGCAACTTCGACATGGTCGGCAACAACACCCCGGTGTTCTTCGTCCGCGACCCCATGAAATTCCCCGACTTCATTCACTCCCAGAAGCGCACCCCGGACTCCGGCCTGCGCAGTGCAAACATGCAGTGGGACTTCTGGAGCCTCTCCCCCGAGTCGGCCCACCAGGTCGCCTACCTCATGGGTGACCGTGGTCTGCCCCGCAGCTGGCGCAACATGAACGGCTACTCGTCCCACACCTACATGCTGGTCAACGAATCCGGCGAGAAGTTCTGGGTCAAGTACCACTTCCTCACCGAGCAGGGTGTGGAGAACATGACCAACGAAGAAGCCGAAGAGCTCGCAGGCTCCGATGGCGACTACCACCGTCGTGATCTCTTCGACGCGATCGCACGCGGCGAATACCCTTCGTGGCGAGTCGAGATTCAGATCATGCCGTACGAGGACGCCAAGACCTACCGGTTCAACCCCTTCGATCTGACCAAGATCTGGTCGCAGAAGGACTACCCGCGCATCCCCGTCGGCCGTTTCACCCTGACGCGCAACCCGCGGAACCACTTCGCGGAGATCGAGCAGGCTGCCTTCAGCCCCTCGAACACGGTTCCGGGAACCGGCGTATCCCCCGACAAGATGCTGTTGGGACGCGTGTTTTCCTACCCGGATGCACAGCGTAACCGCATCGGAACCAACTTCAATCAGTTGCCGGTCAACGCGCCTCTCGTGAGCACCAATTCGTACGACAAGGAAGGCCAGATGGAGTACCACCACAGTGGTGACGCTCCGGTCTACGCTCCGAACTCTTACGGTCGTGCATATCAGGACGAGCAGGGCCCGGTGGAGAATGGTTGGGAATCCGATGGCGAGCTCGTTCGGGCCGCCTACACTCTTCACTCGGAGGATGACGATTTCGGCCAGGCACACACCTTGGTCCGCGAGGTCTACGACGAGGGCGCACGCGAGCGCCTGATCGAGACCGTCGCCGGAATGCTCGGTGATTGCGAGGAACCGGTTCTCTCCAACGCCATCCAGTACTGGAAGAACATCGACCAGGAAGTCGGCGAGCGCATCGAGTCCGCAGTCAAGCAGAACGAGGGCGACGACGTCCCCGGCGCATAA
- a CDS encoding Fur family transcriptional regulator — MTSVQPNTSNAPEGSSLDHLRADWSGELRSHGRRVTKQRLAVLSAVHRNQHSPAEDIVEYVRDELPNITVQSVYVVLADLTEIELLRKFQPPSTPALYETRASDNHHHALCVVCGRVEDVDCAVGEAPCLAPSDAHGMTIIAADVVYRGICADCQSERAATAANGPHSAAAAAGPHLSGLTTH, encoded by the coding sequence ATGACATCGGTTCAGCCAAATACCAGCAACGCGCCCGAGGGCAGCTCCCTCGATCACTTGCGCGCCGACTGGTCCGGCGAACTCCGTTCCCACGGTCGGCGGGTTACCAAGCAACGTCTAGCGGTGTTGTCCGCAGTTCACCGGAACCAGCATTCCCCCGCGGAGGACATCGTCGAATACGTGCGGGACGAACTGCCGAATATCACCGTCCAGTCCGTGTACGTCGTTTTGGCGGACCTCACGGAGATCGAATTACTGCGGAAATTCCAGCCGCCGAGCACACCGGCACTCTACGAGACGCGAGCATCCGACAACCATCACCACGCCCTGTGCGTGGTCTGTGGCCGCGTCGAGGACGTGGACTGCGCTGTCGGCGAAGCGCCTTGCTTGGCTCCAAGCGATGCCCACGGTATGACGATCATCGCGGCCGACGTCGTCTACCGCGGAATCTGCGCCGATTGTCAGTCCGAACGGGCCGCAACCGCTGCGAACGGTCCACACTCTGCGGCAGCGGCCGCGGGTCCACATCTGTCCGGGCTCACCACTCACTGA
- the htpX gene encoding zinc metalloprotease HtpX produces MHNHFNGLKTVLLMGGMFGVLLAVGAVLSAGSGSSIFIWLFAIGGLIATAVSYWNSDKIAIASMQARPVSREEAPGMYRIVEELSSKANQPMPKLFIAPTMSPNAFATGRNPEHSAVCCTEGILQLLNERELRGVLGHELMHVYNRDILTSSISAAIAGVITSVAQIMMFFGGAFGGRERGGNPIAAILMALLAPLAATIIQLAVSRTREYDADQDGAQLTDDPLALASALRKLQQGTQQVPMDPENQRTVNAAHMMIANPFRMAQAQNLFSTHPPMDKRIARLENMAGYGGNAPRYN; encoded by the coding sequence ATGCACAATCATTTCAATGGACTCAAAACCGTCCTTCTCATGGGCGGGATGTTCGGCGTCCTGCTCGCGGTCGGTGCCGTCCTCTCTGCAGGTAGTGGCAGCAGCATCTTCATCTGGTTGTTTGCCATCGGCGGCCTGATCGCGACCGCTGTCAGTTACTGGAACAGTGACAAGATCGCCATCGCGTCGATGCAGGCGCGCCCTGTTTCGAGAGAAGAAGCGCCGGGTATGTACCGGATCGTCGAAGAGCTCTCATCCAAGGCGAACCAGCCCATGCCCAAGTTGTTCATCGCGCCGACCATGTCGCCCAATGCTTTCGCGACAGGTCGCAATCCCGAGCATTCTGCCGTGTGCTGCACTGAGGGCATCCTGCAATTGCTCAATGAGAGGGAACTCCGAGGGGTCCTGGGCCACGAGCTCATGCACGTGTACAACCGGGACATCCTCACATCTTCGATTTCGGCGGCGATAGCCGGTGTGATCACCTCCGTCGCCCAAATCATGATGTTCTTCGGCGGGGCATTCGGCGGCCGTGAACGCGGTGGAAATCCCATTGCAGCGATCCTTATGGCGCTTCTGGCACCCTTGGCCGCGACGATCATCCAACTTGCGGTGAGCAGGACTCGCGAATACGACGCCGACCAGGACGGTGCTCAGCTGACCGATGACCCGTTGGCGCTCGCCTCGGCGCTCCGAAAGCTTCAGCAGGGAACTCAGCAGGTCCCGATGGACCCGGAGAACCAGAGAACGGTCAATGCGGCTCACATGATGATTGCCAATCCGTTCCGCATGGCCCAAGCCCAGAATCTGTTTTCAACGCACCCTCCGATGGACAAGCGCATTGCCCGACTCGAGAATATGGCTGGTTACGGCGGAAACGCCCCGCGTTATAACTAA
- a CDS encoding YajQ family cyclic di-GMP-binding protein, with the protein MASESSFDIVSKVDTQEVSNALNQAAKEVSQRYDFRGVGASIDFSGEKILIKANSEERAKAVLDVFKSKLVKRGISLKSLDAGEPFASGKEYRIESSIKEGIAQDQAKKISKLIRDEGPKGVKATIQGDELRVSSKSRDDLQDVMATLKSADLDVDLQFVNYR; encoded by the coding sequence GTGGCCAGCGAATCCTCATTCGACATTGTCAGCAAGGTCGACACGCAGGAAGTGTCCAACGCTCTCAACCAGGCAGCCAAGGAGGTTTCCCAGCGATACGACTTCCGCGGAGTCGGAGCCTCCATCGATTTTTCGGGAGAAAAGATCCTGATCAAGGCGAATTCAGAAGAACGCGCCAAGGCGGTCCTCGACGTCTTCAAGTCCAAGCTCGTCAAACGCGGAATATCACTCAAGTCCCTCGACGCGGGCGAGCCGTTCGCTTCCGGCAAGGAGTACCGCATCGAATCCTCAATCAAGGAGGGTATCGCTCAGGACCAAGCGAAAAAGATCTCCAAGCTGATCCGGGACGAGGGCCCCAAAGGTGTGAAGGCGACCATTCAAGGGGACGAGCTGCGAGTTTCGTCCAAATCTCGGGACGATCTCCAAGACGTGATGGCGACCCTCAAGTCCGCGGACCTCGACGTGGATCTTCAGTTCGTGAACTACCGGTAG
- the trxA gene encoding thioredoxin, which produces MATIELTQENLNDTIGNNDIVLVDFWAEWCGPCKQFAPVFESASEKYEDVVFGKVDTEDQQQLAAAAGITSIPTLMAFREQTLVFAQPGALNGSQLEQVIEAVQGLDMDEVREQIAQAEKEAAQQESQPGGDPGQA; this is translated from the coding sequence ATGGCGACTATTGAACTGACGCAAGAGAATCTCAACGACACGATCGGGAACAACGACATCGTCCTGGTCGATTTCTGGGCCGAATGGTGTGGGCCCTGCAAGCAGTTCGCCCCCGTCTTCGAGTCCGCTTCGGAGAAGTACGAGGACGTCGTGTTCGGCAAGGTCGATACCGAGGACCAGCAGCAGCTGGCAGCTGCAGCCGGGATCACCTCGATTCCGACTCTCATGGCTTTCCGCGAGCAGACGCTCGTCTTTGCACAACCGGGTGCCCTCAACGGGTCTCAGCTGGAGCAGGTCATCGAGGCCGTCCAAGGCCTCGACATGGACGAAGTCCGCGAGCAGATTGCCCAAGCCGAAAAGGAAGCGGCCCAGCAGGAGAGCCAGCCCGGCGGGGACCCCGGCCAGGCCTAA
- a CDS encoding DNA-3-methyladenine glycosylase encodes MSTVYASERRLVPQAPADLARTLSVLRRGKHDPTVYVESAPGRTRVFMTARAPEHEGSGVAAVLEQVATSGLVAWAPIDIVAWGEEPREVEQFLASADRLTGLDDDWSTFAASAEFSLIPHHARSAYRLKPGLRLSATGWVFKQTVTAVFEQRVTGSEAIGAWQRLVRRNGSAPPPSPPGVASLPEGMSVFPTPRKWLSIPSWEWRRAGVDAHRADAIRRVADNAPALIDLTATADPGSVARGLAGIRGVGPWTIAEAMQRSHGLADAVSVGDYHVAHGVCFALEGKRGDDTRMLELLKPWAGNRQRVVRMLGLSGVKEPRRGPRVAPRSLAG; translated from the coding sequence ATGTCCACCGTATATGCATCCGAACGGCGCCTGGTGCCTCAGGCACCCGCGGATCTTGCGCGGACTCTATCGGTCCTGAGGCGCGGGAAGCACGATCCGACAGTCTACGTGGAATCCGCACCTGGCCGGACTCGGGTATTCATGACCGCGCGCGCCCCGGAGCACGAAGGCTCAGGCGTCGCCGCGGTCCTCGAGCAGGTCGCTACCTCGGGACTGGTGGCTTGGGCGCCGATCGACATCGTCGCGTGGGGCGAGGAGCCTCGAGAAGTCGAACAGTTCCTGGCTTCCGCCGATCGCCTCACCGGGCTCGACGACGACTGGTCGACCTTTGCTGCATCTGCCGAATTCTCACTTATTCCGCACCACGCTCGCTCTGCGTATCGTCTCAAACCTGGTTTGCGGCTCAGCGCTACGGGGTGGGTTTTCAAACAAACGGTCACGGCCGTTTTCGAACAGAGAGTGACCGGAAGCGAAGCAATAGGCGCTTGGCAACGGCTCGTTCGCCGAAACGGTTCCGCCCCACCGCCCAGCCCACCGGGGGTCGCCTCATTGCCCGAAGGCATGTCAGTCTTCCCGACTCCCAGGAAATGGTTGTCCATTCCATCGTGGGAGTGGCGGCGGGCCGGCGTCGACGCACACCGGGCCGATGCGATACGGCGCGTCGCCGATAACGCTCCCGCCCTGATCGACCTGACCGCGACGGCAGACCCGGGGTCCGTAGCCCGCGGACTGGCAGGAATCCGCGGAGTCGGGCCATGGACCATTGCGGAAGCCATGCAAAGGTCACACGGATTGGCCGACGCCGTCAGCGTAGGTGATTACCATGTGGCGCACGGTGTCTGTTTTGCGCTGGAAGGAAAGCGGGGGGACGACACTCGCATGCTCGAGCTCCTCAAGCCGTGGGCCGGGAACCGCCAACGAGTTGTGCGGATGCTCGGGCTATCCGGCGTTAAAGAGCCCCGGCGAGGACCGAGGGTTGCCCCTCGGTCTCTCGCCGGTTGA
- a CDS encoding DUF2079 domain-containing protein, translating into MPRTPGRWHPKVVAALMGTVSLAVYVFMSLQQWGRMQTPSWDLAIFAQAAKQYASFSAPIVDIKGAGFNLLGDHFHPILVLLGPLYAMSPSGLTLMVVQDALLATAVAVFGWFGTRHLGVLRGVCLSLGFALSFGVLEGIRVQFHEVSFAIPLMSLALCYLSTGRLRAAVLWSVPLVFVKEDLGVSTAMIGLLVTARSARGRGLGVRAGRIVNIRTLCTGNARRGMGLMLWGFAWSALAVFVILPWLNPHGQFAYGDKVDIVGAVADPLQSFGLMFYPWVKTQTLMILVVTGAGAFLRSPLVWVGVPTLAWRFLSNNSGYWDPTWHYNLVLMPILFAAVFDAALRTRAVRGGVLRRAVERMATVGPVLSAVVGLVLVPYSPLAATIETAQAPLPENVDAKQRAIRVVPEGTSVASDLSVLTYLVPRHDVRWIGTKGDPAPEFIVLDQASGTWNGPGAKGPTTEAEARYGSEYTIAFDNDGLVVLQRSW; encoded by the coding sequence ATGCCTCGTACACCGGGGCGTTGGCACCCCAAGGTCGTCGCCGCTCTGATGGGAACTGTTTCCCTGGCTGTCTATGTATTCATGTCCTTGCAGCAGTGGGGGAGGATGCAGACGCCGTCCTGGGACTTGGCTATTTTCGCCCAAGCGGCCAAGCAGTATGCGAGTTTCTCAGCCCCGATCGTGGATATCAAGGGGGCCGGGTTCAACCTGCTGGGGGATCACTTCCACCCGATTCTTGTCCTCTTGGGGCCCCTGTACGCCATGTCGCCATCGGGCCTTACCCTCATGGTCGTCCAAGACGCCTTGCTGGCGACTGCTGTGGCGGTTTTCGGTTGGTTTGGAACGCGCCACTTGGGCGTTCTGCGTGGCGTGTGCCTTTCGCTGGGGTTCGCGCTGAGTTTCGGTGTACTCGAAGGAATCCGCGTGCAGTTTCATGAGGTATCTTTCGCAATACCCTTGATGAGCCTGGCGTTGTGCTACCTGTCCACGGGGCGGTTGCGAGCGGCGGTTCTGTGGTCCGTCCCGTTGGTCTTCGTCAAAGAGGACCTTGGCGTTTCGACGGCTATGATCGGACTGCTCGTCACGGCACGATCGGCCCGCGGAAGAGGGCTCGGCGTTCGGGCGGGCCGCATCGTGAATATCCGGACGTTGTGCACAGGGAATGCCCGACGGGGGATGGGGCTCATGCTCTGGGGCTTTGCTTGGAGTGCGCTCGCGGTTTTCGTGATCCTTCCTTGGCTGAACCCGCACGGTCAATTTGCGTACGGGGACAAAGTGGACATTGTGGGTGCCGTCGCCGATCCCCTGCAGTCTTTCGGCCTGATGTTCTACCCTTGGGTCAAAACACAAACCCTGATGATCCTTGTGGTCACAGGAGCCGGAGCCTTTCTTCGTTCGCCGCTCGTCTGGGTCGGCGTTCCAACGCTGGCGTGGCGATTTCTGTCCAACAATTCGGGCTACTGGGATCCGACATGGCATTACAACCTTGTGCTGATGCCTATCCTCTTCGCAGCGGTTTTCGACGCCGCGTTGCGGACCAGGGCGGTACGAGGGGGTGTGCTCCGACGAGCTGTTGAACGCATGGCAACCGTGGGACCGGTTCTGTCCGCAGTGGTCGGGCTGGTTCTGGTGCCGTATTCTCCCTTGGCCGCGACGATCGAGACTGCACAGGCGCCGCTGCCGGAGAATGTCGACGCCAAACAGCGCGCGATCCGTGTGGTTCCCGAGGGCACGAGCGTGGCCAGCGATCTTTCGGTTCTCACGTACTTAGTCCCTCGGCACGACGTTCGGTGGATAGGGACGAAGGGTGACCCGGCCCCCGAATTCATCGTCCTGGACCAGGCGTCGGGAACCTGGAACGGCCCCGGTGCGAAGGGGCCGACAACTGAGGCCGAGGCTCGCTACGGGTCGGAGTACACGATCGCCTTTGACAACGATGGGCTCGTGGTGCTCCAGCGCTCTTGGTGA